The following are encoded in a window of Psilocybe cubensis strain MGC-MH-2018 chromosome 4, whole genome shotgun sequence genomic DNA:
- a CDS encoding Nicotinate-nucleotide pyrophosphorylase [carboxylating], whose translation MINSYEHLLPPSWKTQVAAWLAEDTPSFDYGGYVVGEVLREAFLFGKGSQPAVLAGSPFVTEIFAQLGCEVEWHVKEGDTFEPVKHIATVRGKARFLLLGERIALNLLARCSGIATKSKRIKDLARGYGFMGTIAGTRKTTPGFRLVEKYGMLVGGIDSHRHDLSSMIMLKDNHIWSSGEFLFSNNQNAKRVLISVLGSITAAIQQARKVGGFSLLLDVEVQSEAEADEAIDAGADVIMLDNIEGSELASVARSLKTKWKGQRKFLFETSGNITEANLQERAINDIDILSTSVVHQSVQHIDFSLKIQKPKA comes from the exons ATGATTAATTCATACGAACATTTGCTTCCCCCAAGCTGGAAAACCCAAGTGGCCGCTTGGTTAGCAGAAGATACACCATCATTTGACTATGGAGGGTATGTAGTCGGAGAAGTCCTTCGCGAAGCGTTCTTGTTCGGAAAGGGCTCCCAACCTGCTGTCCTGGCAGGATCGCCTTTTGTAACAGAGATCTTTGCTCAGCTTGGATGCGA GGTGGAATGGCATGTCAAGGAGGGCGACACTTTCGAACCCGTAAAGCACATCGCCACGGTCAGGGGCAAGGCCCGATTTTTATTGCTAGGAGAGCGGATAGCCCTCAACCTTCTTGCCCGGTGTAGTGGTATAGCAACTAA GTCGAAGAGAATCAAAGATCTAGCCAGAGGATACGGTTTCATGGGAACAATTGCTGGGACGCGGAAAACTACGCCCG GCTTTAGGCTCGTTGAAAAATACGGAATGCTTGTAGGTGGGATTGATTCCCATCGCCACGATCTTTCCAGCATGATTATGCTGAAAGATAATCATATTTGGTCGTCGGGTGAATTTCTGTTCAGTAACAATCAAAACGCAAAACGCGTGCTTATCAGTGTTCTAGGCTCGATCACAGCTGCTATTCAACAAGCACGAAAAGTCGGCGGATTCAGTCTCCTACTAGATGTCGAAGTGCAGTCGGAGGCTGAGGCGGATGAAGCCATCGACGCTGGAGCGGATGTTATTATGCTTGACAATATTGAAGGCAGTGAGTTGGCAAGTGTTGCAAGGAGCTTGAAGACGAAATGGAAGGGGCAGCGGAAGTTCCTTTTCGAAACAAGTGGGAACATCACAGAGGCCAATCTACAGGAAAGAGCCATCAATG ATATCGATATTCTGAGCACAAGTGTGGTGCACCAATCTGTCCAGCATATAGATTTCAGCCTTAAAATTCAGAAACCCAAAGCATAG